The following proteins are encoded in a genomic region of Leifsonia psychrotolerans:
- a CDS encoding DUF885 domain-containing protein, with protein MTNEAARTPTPIDQIAEDWVDTLVDLDPTIGTYIGRTEVNGRLADYSPAGHERSVAEISRTIARLDAAVPVDDVDVVTQTDLRSSLALELESAAANLQLRDLNVIASPPQGIRDAFDLMPTGTIDDWETISSRLGAVPAAIDGYIETLRLGIERGVTPAKRQVREVVEQAKRIAARDGFFTGFTEGARPESGTIPDSLATDLQAGARGSAEAYAKLAGFLSDELEPVATAKDAVGREHYALASRQFLGATIDLDETYEWGIEELARMVEEQESIAHQIKPGATVLEAIELLDADPSRKLYGTEALQKWMQETSDRAVAELSASQFDIPDEIKRLECMIAPTQEGGIYYTGPTDDFSRAGRMWWSVPQGVTEFDTWRELTTVYHEGVPGHHLQIGQAVYNRATLNTWRRQLAGTSGHAEGWALYAERLMEQLGYLDDPADRLGMLDGQRMRAARVVLDIGVHLEKQLPDGSGPWTGEYAFEFLGQNVNMNDGFVKFEVNRYLGWPGQAPSYKVGQRIWEQLRDACHEREGASFSIKDFHKRALDLGGVGLDTLRSTLLK; from the coding sequence ATGACGAATGAAGCTGCGCGCACCCCGACTCCGATCGATCAGATTGCGGAAGACTGGGTCGACACTCTTGTCGACCTCGACCCGACCATCGGCACTTACATCGGGCGCACCGAGGTCAACGGCCGGCTTGCCGACTACTCGCCGGCCGGCCACGAACGTTCGGTTGCAGAAATCAGCAGGACGATCGCGCGACTCGACGCGGCGGTACCCGTCGACGACGTCGATGTGGTGACGCAGACCGACCTGCGCAGTTCTCTTGCGCTCGAACTCGAAAGCGCCGCGGCGAACCTGCAGCTGCGCGATCTGAACGTCATCGCGTCGCCGCCCCAAGGCATCCGCGATGCGTTCGATCTCATGCCGACGGGCACGATCGACGACTGGGAGACGATCTCTTCGCGCCTCGGCGCCGTTCCCGCGGCCATCGACGGCTACATCGAAACCTTGCGGCTCGGCATCGAACGCGGCGTCACCCCTGCCAAGCGTCAGGTGCGCGAGGTGGTCGAGCAGGCCAAGCGCATTGCGGCCCGTGACGGCTTCTTCACCGGGTTCACGGAGGGTGCGCGTCCGGAGTCCGGCACCATTCCCGATTCACTTGCCACCGACCTGCAGGCCGGCGCCCGCGGTTCGGCTGAGGCGTATGCAAAACTCGCCGGGTTCTTGAGCGACGAGCTCGAGCCGGTCGCCACCGCGAAAGACGCCGTCGGCCGCGAGCACTACGCCCTCGCCTCGCGCCAGTTCCTCGGTGCGACAATCGACCTCGACGAGACCTACGAGTGGGGCATCGAAGAGCTCGCCCGCATGGTCGAAGAGCAAGAGAGCATCGCTCATCAGATCAAGCCGGGTGCTACTGTGCTCGAGGCGATCGAGCTGCTCGATGCCGACCCGTCCCGCAAGCTGTACGGCACCGAAGCCCTTCAGAAATGGATGCAAGAGACCAGCGACCGCGCCGTCGCCGAGCTCTCGGCCAGCCAGTTCGACATTCCCGACGAAATCAAGCGTCTCGAGTGCATGATCGCGCCCACGCAAGAGGGCGGCATCTACTACACCGGCCCCACCGACGATTTCTCCCGCGCGGGTCGCATGTGGTGGTCTGTGCCGCAGGGCGTCACCGAGTTCGACACCTGGCGTGAACTCACGACCGTTTACCATGAGGGTGTTCCGGGCCACCACTTGCAGATCGGTCAGGCCGTCTACAACCGGGCAACACTCAACACCTGGCGCCGCCAGCTGGCCGGTACCTCCGGCCACGCGGAAGGCTGGGCGCTCTACGCCGAGCGTCTGATGGAACAGCTGGGCTACCTTGACGACCCGGCCGACCGACTCGGCATGCTCGACGGACAGCGGATGCGCGCTGCCCGCGTCGTTCTCGACATCGGTGTTCACCTCGAGAAGCAGCTGCCCGACGGCTCCGGCCCGTGGACGGGCGAGTACGCCTTCGAGTTCCTGGGCCAGAACGTGAACATGAACGACGGCTTCGTGAAGTTCGAGGTGAACCGCTACCTCGGCTGGCCGGGCCAAGCCCCGTCATACAAGGTCGGCCAGCGCATCTGGGAGCAGCTGCGCGACGCCTGCCACGAGCGCGAAGGCGCATCCTTCTCGATCAAGGACTTCCACAAACGGGCCCTCGACCTCGGCGGTGTCGGCCTCGACACCCTGCGCTCGACACTGCTGAAGTAG